Proteins found in one Nitratiruptor sp. SB155-2 genomic segment:
- the tsaE gene encoding tRNA (adenosine(37)-N6)-threonylcarbamoyltransferase complex ATPase subunit type 1 TsaE: MVYELDENHLEPIIECIQKSGKNIILLNGDLGAGKTTLVKAFAQKMGRNGVTSPTFSIQQVYGEAIYHYDLYNAGFAKFMELGLFEELEKPGYHFIEWPDENLKNFLQELGYEYLEIEIIPKKEKREYRCID; the protein is encoded by the coding sequence ATGGTCTATGAATTGGATGAAAATCATTTGGAACCTATTATAGAATGCATTCAAAAAAGTGGGAAAAACATCATCTTGTTAAATGGCGATCTTGGTGCGGGAAAAACAACTTTGGTAAAAGCTTTCGCCCAGAAAATGGGGCGAAATGGTGTGACCTCTCCTACATTTTCAATCCAACAGGTGTACGGGGAGGCAATTTACCATTATGATCTGTACAATGCAGGATTTGCAAAATTCATGGAACTTGGATTATTTGAGGAACTTGAAAAACCTGGATACCATTTTATCGAATGGCCTGATGAGAATCTTAAAAATTTCTTACAAGAACTGGGATATGAATATTTGGAAATAGAGATTATTCCAAAAAAAGAGAAAAGAGAGTATCGATGCATCGATTAG
- the lptB gene encoding LPS export ABC transporter ATP-binding protein produces the protein MHRLVAQGLYKEIKKKPIVRGVTLEVQSSEVVGLLGPNGAGKTTTFYMICGLIHPTKGTVEMDGDDITKLPLHEKARKGIGYLPQESSVFKDLTVEENLYIAAESAYDSVQEREKIVEDLLELFGIEPIRHRKGIALSGGERRRCEIARSLVMKPKFLLLDEPFAGVDPIAVADIQKVINELKKSGIGILITDHNVRETLSVCDRAYVLKDGEILASGSSMEVAKDPMVRKFYLGENFKF, from the coding sequence ATGCATCGATTAGTTGCACAAGGGTTATACAAAGAGATAAAGAAAAAACCGATCGTTAGAGGTGTTACTCTAGAAGTACAGAGTTCAGAAGTAGTGGGACTGCTAGGTCCAAATGGCGCTGGGAAGACAACAACATTTTATATGATATGCGGTCTCATTCATCCAACGAAAGGAACGGTCGAGATGGATGGGGATGATATCACAAAACTTCCACTGCACGAAAAAGCAAGAAAGGGGATAGGATATCTTCCACAAGAGTCTAGCGTTTTTAAAGATTTGACAGTCGAAGAGAATCTTTATATCGCGGCAGAATCCGCATATGACTCGGTTCAAGAGCGGGAAAAAATCGTTGAAGATCTCTTGGAACTCTTTGGCATTGAACCAATCCGTCATAGGAAAGGAATTGCGTTAAGTGGTGGAGAGCGAAGAAGATGTGAAATTGCAAGATCACTGGTGATGAAACCGAAATTTTTACTTCTTGATGAGCCTTTTGCTGGAGTGGATCCTATAGCTGTAGCAGATATTCAAAAAGTGATCAATGAACTGAAGAAATCGGGTATAGGAATTTTAATTACCGATCACAATGTACGTGAAACACTTTCTGTGTGTGATAGGGCGTATGTTTTGAAGGATGGTGAGATTCTGGCTAGTGGCAGCTCAATGGAAGTTGCAAAAGATCCGATGGTGAGAAAGTTTTATCTGGGAGAAAACTTCAAGTTTTGA
- a CDS encoding TIGR02757 family protein, with translation MSLKKLLDEEYKKRDTAKELSYEKPDPLLIASRYKNEKIALACALFSYGSAKQIVSFLDRLDFSLLHENPLDQKKFPYYRFQTSQDVANLFLALHSIDSLEDIFMDAYKKNKNVMDGISSVIRRIYEANSYRSRGYRFLIGKIPPPNKMKEIGAYKRWHMFLRWMVRKDHLDMGLWNEVDPSDLIIPLDTHTFHIGHKLGLLDRKTQDLYAAYLLTQSLKKFDPEDPLKYDFVLYRLGQEHLVVS, from the coding sequence TTGAGCCTGAAAAAGTTACTGGATGAGGAGTATAAAAAACGAGATACTGCAAAGGAACTCTCCTATGAAAAACCTGACCCGTTATTGATAGCTTCTCGCTATAAAAATGAGAAGATAGCACTTGCTTGCGCCCTTTTCTCATACGGCAGTGCAAAACAGATCGTTTCTTTTTTGGATAGACTCGATTTTTCGCTACTGCACGAAAACCCATTGGATCAAAAAAAGTTTCCCTATTACCGTTTTCAAACATCACAAGATGTGGCGAATCTTTTTCTTGCTTTGCATTCCATCGATTCTCTTGAGGATATCTTTATGGATGCCTATAAGAAAAACAAAAATGTAATGGATGGTATATCTTCAGTGATTCGAAGAATTTATGAAGCGAACTCCTATCGGTCCAGGGGATATCGTTTTCTAATCGGGAAGATACCGCCTCCAAACAAGATGAAAGAGATAGGAGCATATAAACGGTGGCATATGTTTTTGCGATGGATGGTTCGAAAAGACCATCTCGATATGGGATTGTGGAACGAAGTGGATCCAAGTGATCTCATCATACCTCTTGATACGCACACTTTTCATATTGGACATAAACTTGGTCTTTTAGATAGAAAAACACAAGATCTTTATGCGGCTTACTTGCTGACCCAATCGTTAAAAAAGTTCGACCCGGAAGATCCACTGAAATATGACTTTGTATTGTACCGGCTGGGACAAGAGCATTTAGTCGTTTCTTAA
- a CDS encoding F0F1 ATP synthase subunit A, with the protein MEGIFTFFGVISENHTFLFVSHMFLAALLTLIVAKLATKRLQVVPTGCQNVMEAYLEGVVAMGRDVIGESYAKKYLPLVATLGLFIFFANLMEIIPGFEPPSGNINFTLALALIVFIYYNFEGIRKNGVIHYFAHFAGPVKLLAPLMFPIEIVSHISRIISLSFRLFGNIKGDDLFVWVLLMLAPWIVPLPGFALMTFSAFLQTFIFMILTYVYLAGAVLLHEESL; encoded by the coding sequence ATGGAGGGAATCTTTACGTTCTTTGGTGTGATTTCGGAAAACCATACCTTTTTGTTTGTTTCTCATATGTTCCTAGCAGCACTTTTGACACTTATTGTAGCAAAACTTGCTACAAAGAGATTGCAGGTTGTTCCCACAGGTTGTCAAAATGTTATGGAAGCATACCTGGAAGGTGTTGTAGCAATGGGACGGGATGTAATTGGTGAAAGTTATGCGAAAAAATATCTGCCTCTTGTGGCTACTTTGGGTCTTTTTATCTTTTTTGCGAACTTAATGGAGATTATTCCTGGATTTGAACCACCTTCAGGCAATATCAACTTTACACTTGCGCTTGCTCTTATCGTTTTCATCTATTACAATTTTGAAGGAATCAGAAAAAACGGTGTTATCCACTATTTTGCCCATTTTGCAGGACCAGTGAAGCTTTTGGCACCACTTATGTTTCCTATAGAAATCGTATCTCACATCTCTCGAATCATCTCTTTGTCGTTCCGGCTTTTTGGGAATATCAAAGGGGATGACCTTTTTGTATGGGTTCTTTTGATGCTCGCACCTTGGATTGTACCATTGCCAGGATTTGCATTGATGACATTTTCGGCATTTTTGCAAACATTTATCTTCATGATTTTGACATATGTATATCTTGCAGGAGCAGTCTTGCTTCACGAAGAGTCCCTATAA
- a CDS encoding thiamine phosphate synthase, translating to MKKNLDGFFSYLITDPSQYGKSSIAFKVYLHSVFRKHTPIFLLYRDKTDFQKRKALALLQIASIYGSIPIVHSDLKLAKRYPFLGIHIPSDSFEKILLTKRLGIFTIVSTHSEEEIEKAVRLGADFVTYSPIFSTPGKGEPKGVRQLRKVCKKYPKKIIALGGIVGHKEIRRVLRAKAAGFASIRYFS from the coding sequence ATGAAAAAGAATCTTGATGGATTTTTTTCCTATCTCATAACAGATCCATCGCAGTATGGAAAAAGTTCTATAGCTTTTAAAGTTTATCTGCACAGTGTATTTCGGAAACATACCCCCATTTTTTTGCTATATCGGGACAAAACAGATTTTCAAAAAAGAAAAGCACTCGCACTTTTACAAATAGCCAGTATATATGGCTCTATTCCTATTGTACATTCCGATCTAAAACTTGCAAAAAGATATCCATTTCTTGGCATTCATATTCCCTCTGACAGTTTCGAGAAAATTCTTTTGACTAAAAGGCTAGGAATTTTTACGATTGTGAGTACACACTCTGAAGAAGAGATTGAAAAAGCTGTAAGACTTGGAGCCGATTTTGTCACGTACAGTCCCATTTTCTCTACTCCCGGGAAAGGAGAGCCAAAGGGAGTCAGGCAGCTTCGAAAAGTATGTAAAAAGTATCCAAAAAAGATCATTGCTCTTGGTGGTATAGTGGGTCATAAAGAGATACGAAGAGTGTTGAGAGCTAAAGCGGCTGGTTTTGCATCGATTAGGTACTTTTCATGA
- a CDS encoding YchJ family protein, translating to MKSFANKPCPCGSNRKYKKCCMLLHKGKSANSALELMKSRYSAYATKNYRYILKTEHPSKQICEDEIKAFCEYRFKKLEILDCVQNDQEAFVEFKAYIDDFILHERSRFVKEDGVWYYIDGIIFD from the coding sequence ATGAAAAGTTTTGCCAACAAGCCTTGTCCATGTGGCAGTAATAGAAAATATAAAAAGTGTTGTATGCTTTTACACAAAGGTAAAAGTGCAAATTCGGCTCTGGAACTTATGAAGAGTAGATACAGTGCATATGCGACAAAAAACTATAGGTATATTCTCAAAACCGAACATCCATCGAAACAGATATGTGAAGACGAGATAAAAGCGTTTTGTGAATATAGATTTAAAAAGCTCGAAATACTCGATTGTGTGCAAAATGATCAAGAAGCCTTTGTAGAATTCAAAGCATATATAGATGATTTCATCTTACATGAGAGAAGTAGATTTGTAAAAGAGGATGGCGTCTGGTATTACATAGATGGAATCATCTTTGATTAA
- the gatB gene encoding Asp-tRNA(Asn)/Glu-tRNA(Gln) amidotransferase subunit GatB has translation MEFEVVIGLEVHVQLNTKTKMFCACATSFADEQNKNTCPTCLALPGALPVINEEAVKKAMMFGWAINATINKKSIFNRKNYFYPDLPKGYQISQFEIPIVENGYLFVDKEDGTKRKIGITRAHLEEDAGKNIHEGDHSKVDLNRAGTPLLEIVSEPDIRSSEEAVQYLKKLHAIVRYLDISDANMQEGSFRCDANVSIRPKGDEKLYTRVEIKNLNSFRFIQRAIEYEVERHIEAWEDGVYDQEVVQETRLFDSQKGVTRSMRGKEESADYRYFPDPDLLPLVIPESFYEETKNIPELPDEKEERFVQEYGIKPYDAALIASSLETAQYFESMMEEGIDAKNAVTWLTVELAARLNKAGLDITTSPVDAKKLAKLVQRIEDKTISGKAAKDVLDFLMENSIDVDEAIDKLGLKQISDTGAIEAMIDEILANNEDKVAEYKAGKEKLFGFFVGQVMKASKGKADPKLVNELLRKKLS, from the coding sequence ATGGAGTTTGAGGTAGTTATTGGCCTTGAAGTACATGTTCAGCTTAATACAAAAACAAAAATGTTTTGTGCCTGTGCGACGAGTTTCGCAGACGAGCAGAATAAAAACACCTGTCCTACATGTTTAGCACTCCCTGGCGCCTTGCCAGTAATCAATGAAGAAGCAGTAAAAAAAGCGATGATGTTTGGATGGGCTATCAACGCAACGATTAATAAAAAATCTATTTTCAACAGAAAAAACTACTTCTATCCAGATCTTCCAAAAGGGTATCAAATCAGCCAATTCGAAATACCGATTGTTGAAAATGGATATCTTTTTGTTGATAAAGAGGATGGTACAAAGAGAAAGATAGGTATCACAAGAGCACATCTTGAAGAAGATGCTGGGAAAAATATCCATGAAGGGGATCACAGTAAAGTGGATCTCAATCGAGCTGGAACACCGCTTTTGGAAATAGTCAGTGAACCAGATATCAGGAGCAGTGAAGAGGCGGTGCAGTATCTAAAAAAGTTACACGCAATTGTACGTTATCTTGATATCAGTGATGCAAATATGCAAGAAGGATCGTTCAGGTGCGATGCAAATGTTTCTATCCGACCAAAAGGGGATGAGAAACTCTATACTCGAGTAGAGATAAAAAACCTCAACTCCTTCCGATTTATACAAAGAGCGATCGAGTATGAGGTAGAGCGACATATCGAAGCGTGGGAAGATGGCGTCTACGATCAAGAAGTAGTACAAGAGACGAGACTTTTTGACTCGCAAAAAGGTGTTACACGAAGTATGCGAGGAAAAGAAGAGAGTGCAGACTATCGGTATTTCCCTGATCCAGATCTTTTGCCACTTGTAATTCCTGAAAGTTTTTATGAAGAGACAAAAAATATTCCAGAACTTCCAGATGAGAAAGAGGAGAGGTTTGTTCAAGAGTATGGTATCAAACCATATGATGCAGCGTTGATCGCTTCTTCTTTGGAGACTGCACAATATTTTGAGTCTATGATGGAAGAGGGGATTGATGCCAAAAATGCCGTGACATGGCTTACCGTAGAACTTGCAGCACGCCTCAATAAAGCTGGACTGGATATTACTACATCTCCGGTTGATGCGAAAAAACTTGCGAAGCTTGTTCAGCGAATCGAAGATAAAACTATCAGTGGAAAAGCGGCTAAAGATGTGCTTGATTTCTTGATGGAAAACAGCATCGACGTGGATGAAGCAATCGATAAACTTGGTTTGAAACAGATAAGCGATACGGGTGCTATTGAAGCCATGATAGATGAAATATTGGCTAATAATGAGGATAAAGTTGCCGAATATAAAGCTGGAAAAGAGAAACTCTTTGGATTCTTTGTGGGACAAGTTATGAAAGCGAGTAAAGGGAAAGCCGATCCAAAACTCGTCAATGAACTTCTGAGGAAGAAGCTCTCTTGA
- a CDS encoding potassium channel protein produces MSFSKLLIDLAFLLDNSPRYKKIKLFFWNLLNNDDYTYKKYFDLFMVFLIISSVIIIIHEVTSPISKILYYYDVYFVTGIFLIEYILRLWVYNDIHKIILEEYEESLFLDKEFDTKKVLKQIITSKLEYIFSPLAIVDLLAILPSYREVRILRIFILFRVFKLLRYSHNLTHFFQVIATKKIELYTLFMLMAFVILVSGISLYVFEDRVNPNINSLFDAFYWALVTISTVGFGDITPVTHEGRSITMIIILIGVGMISFATSIIVSAFSEQLEQVRNNRVRHTIKKLADFYIICGYTNMAQLFIKRLELEKHPFIIIDQDKKVVESLLLQGKLAIAEDATKKNAFKTIDFDKVKAVLLLTNSDMHNIYIALNVRSFSKKVYLLSRTVDNNSYKKLKLAGVDEVISPYLTSGYFSSLILEQPIALQAINDILTARKNALCDQIEVTEGSFLENRTIGEIEVNRFKILILGVVRYHPEKKIKYLKSEFIFNPKEDFVLRANDVIVIMGYSISISSFKSYIIESSLKYV; encoded by the coding sequence TTGAGTTTCTCCAAGCTCCTCATAGATCTAGCATTTTTGCTAGACAACTCTCCGCGATATAAAAAAATAAAACTCTTTTTTTGGAATCTTCTAAACAACGATGATTATACATATAAAAAATATTTCGATCTGTTTATGGTCTTTCTGATTATCAGCAGTGTGATAATTATAATTCATGAAGTCACTTCACCAATCTCAAAAATTTTATATTATTACGATGTCTATTTCGTTACGGGTATTTTCCTGATTGAGTATATATTGCGTTTATGGGTCTATAACGATATACATAAAATTATACTCGAAGAGTACGAAGAGTCACTTTTTCTTGATAAAGAGTTTGATACGAAAAAAGTATTGAAACAGATTATCACATCGAAACTTGAATATATCTTCTCTCCATTGGCTATCGTTGATCTTTTGGCCATATTACCAAGTTACAGAGAAGTGAGAATCTTAAGAATATTCATACTTTTTAGGGTATTCAAACTTCTACGATACTCCCATAATCTTACCCATTTTTTCCAGGTGATCGCTACTAAAAAGATAGAGCTTTATACCCTTTTTATGCTGATGGCTTTTGTGATTTTGGTTTCTGGTATCAGCCTTTATGTATTTGAAGATCGAGTCAATCCTAATATCAATTCATTGTTCGACGCGTTTTACTGGGCACTGGTGACGATATCGACAGTGGGTTTTGGTGATATCACCCCCGTAACCCATGAGGGGCGAAGTATTACCATGATTATTATTTTGATCGGTGTTGGGATGATCTCATTTGCTACATCGATTATCGTCTCTGCTTTTAGCGAACAGCTTGAACAGGTAAGGAACAATCGTGTACGGCATACAATTAAAAAATTGGCAGATTTTTATATCATATGCGGATATACAAATATGGCACAACTCTTCATCAAACGGCTTGAACTTGAAAAACACCCTTTTATTATTATCGATCAAGATAAGAAAGTGGTGGAGTCACTACTGTTACAAGGAAAATTGGCAATCGCAGAAGATGCAACGAAGAAAAATGCCTTTAAGACCATAGACTTTGATAAGGTTAAAGCGGTTCTTCTATTGACAAATAGCGATATGCACAACATCTATATCGCATTAAATGTCAGAAGTTTCAGTAAAAAAGTCTATTTGCTTTCGAGGACTGTCGATAATAACTCCTATAAAAAACTAAAACTTGCCGGTGTGGATGAAGTTATTTCACCCTATTTGACTTCTGGTTATTTTTCCTCGTTGATACTTGAACAGCCAATAGCACTTCAAGCAATCAACGATATTTTAACTGCACGAAAAAATGCTCTTTGTGATCAGATCGAAGTTACGGAGGGTTCTTTTTTGGAAAACAGAACGATAGGCGAGATCGAGGTGAATCGGTTTAAAATTTTAATTTTGGGTGTTGTTCGATACCATCCAGAAAAGAAGATAAAATATTTGAAATCAGAGTTTATTTTCAATCCTAAGGAGGATTTTGTTTTACGAGCCAATGATGTCATCGTTATTATGGGATACAGTATCAGTATAAGTAGCTTTAAATCCTACATCATAGAAAGTAGTCTCAAATATGTCTGA
- a CDS encoding potassium channel family protein, translated as MSEKKDKILLFGYGRYGEQIAQSLLSGGYEVYVVDESKEALKRASMHDIENLFLIDIDDDEKLTDLLFDYGFEKIFCAYDEEEKNIYLTITFKALFHHVQVFALCESKESERKLHLAGADRVIDTMEAAANRMFFLVEKPAVAEAFDHILLKDPNIIFKEIVVPKGSFLDGVNIKEINFSKEYDILLIGIVDKELGDHFTFVTRGINHKIDAEDILVVIGKREKIEHFEQILEEKKE; from the coding sequence ATGTCTGAAAAGAAAGATAAGATCCTTCTGTTTGGATATGGCCGTTATGGGGAACAGATAGCACAGAGCCTTTTATCCGGGGGATATGAGGTGTATGTTGTCGATGAGAGTAAAGAGGCATTGAAAAGAGCTTCAATGCACGATATAGAAAATCTCTTCTTGATTGATATCGATGATGATGAAAAATTGACAGATCTCCTTTTTGATTATGGATTCGAAAAAATTTTTTGTGCGTATGATGAGGAAGAAAAGAATATATATTTGACTATAACATTCAAAGCGCTTTTTCATCATGTCCAAGTTTTCGCTCTTTGTGAGTCGAAAGAGAGTGAACGGAAACTCCATCTTGCAGGAGCTGACAGAGTGATAGATACGATGGAGGCAGCAGCAAACAGAATGTTTTTTTTAGTTGAAAAACCCGCAGTTGCCGAGGCGTTTGATCATATCCTTCTAAAAGATCCAAATATCATATTCAAAGAGATTGTTGTACCGAAAGGCTCTTTTTTGGATGGAGTCAACATCAAAGAGATCAATTTTTCAAAAGAGTATGATATTTTACTTATTGGTATCGTCGATAAAGAGCTTGGAGATCATTTTACGTTTGTCACGAGAGGAATCAATCACAAAATCGATGCAGAGGATATACTGGTGGTCATTGGCAAACGAGAAAAAATCGAGCATTTTGAACAAATACTTGAGGAGAAAAAAGAATGA
- a CDS encoding NAD(P)H-dependent glycerol-3-phosphate dehydrogenase, translated as MKLGIIGAGKWGSALHFALSKKNDVYITSRHYHDLKNFVSLEEILRLEYLILVLPAQVIGPWLEKHPLRKDHKVLLASKGIDIKKKKFLNEILQQFIPQEHLAVLSGPSFAAEVQKGLPTAVVVSSSNEILAKTYAQMFPDFMKAYVDDDVVGAEIAGAYKNVIAIASGICDGLKLGNNARAALLARGLVEMERFASHFGARMRTFLGLSGAGDLFLTASSTLSRNYRVGLGLALGKDLQRILNDLGEVAEGVYTVEAIIEIAKEHSIYVPIAREVYEIIHGKNPKLSIIHLLERNGDD; from the coding sequence ATGAAATTGGGCATCATAGGAGCTGGCAAATGGGGTAGTGCTCTACATTTTGCTCTTTCAAAGAAAAATGATGTCTATATTACTAGTAGACATTATCATGATTTGAAAAATTTCGTCTCTTTAGAAGAGATTTTACGTCTAGAGTATCTGATTCTTGTCTTGCCTGCCCAAGTAATCGGACCATGGCTGGAAAAACATCCATTAAGAAAGGATCATAAAGTCCTTCTTGCTTCAAAGGGAATTGATATAAAAAAGAAGAAATTTTTGAACGAAATTTTGCAGCAGTTTATTCCTCAAGAACATTTAGCCGTTCTTTCCGGTCCCTCTTTTGCAGCAGAAGTGCAAAAAGGGCTTCCTACAGCCGTAGTGGTGAGTTCAAGTAACGAGATTTTGGCTAAAACGTATGCACAGATGTTTCCTGATTTTATGAAAGCCTATGTGGATGATGATGTTGTCGGTGCAGAGATTGCAGGTGCGTACAAAAACGTCATTGCGATAGCTAGCGGCATATGTGACGGCTTGAAACTTGGCAACAATGCAAGAGCTGCACTTTTGGCAAGAGGTCTGGTGGAGATGGAGCGTTTTGCAAGCCATTTTGGTGCGAGAATGAGAACCTTTTTGGGACTGAGTGGAGCAGGAGATCTTTTCTTGACTGCAAGTAGTACCCTTTCAAGAAATTACAGAGTCGGTTTGGGTCTTGCCCTAGGAAAAGATCTCCAAAGGATACTCAACGATCTTGGTGAAGTGGCTGAAGGTGTATATACGGTTGAGGCGATTATAGAGATAGCAAAAGAACACTCGATATATGTTCCTATAGCGCGTGAAGTGTATGAGATTATTCACGGAAAAAATCCGAAGTTAAGCATTATTCACCTTTTGGAAAGGAATGGAGATGATTGA
- a CDS encoding HDOD domain-containing protein, translating into MIEEILQKIEQLPPIPNVVNELQELYYSDMYNAHDIEQVINKDPNLVADILKTANSPYYGFPREIHDIRQAVVLFGLDQIIEFALASTVEQMLQFNLDFYGINPDQFMKMSVLKSSIAKELVPVKKDKFLVSTTAFLCDVSKVILSNYAMEHSIQPIKEALRLNILDGIEKERIGEDSIEVAILMFENWNFSVEMIKLLKNFKTEQKPNEKALFIARDIVKIDGTVDKEYAQTLPEYATLQKVIG; encoded by the coding sequence ATGATTGAAGAGATACTACAAAAAATCGAGCAGCTTCCGCCTATACCAAATGTTGTCAATGAATTGCAGGAGTTGTACTATTCAGATATGTACAACGCCCATGACATTGAACAAGTCATCAACAAAGATCCCAATCTGGTTGCTGATATTTTAAAAACGGCCAACTCTCCTTATTACGGTTTTCCAAGAGAGATTCATGATATAAGGCAAGCTGTTGTTCTATTTGGCCTGGATCAAATCATTGAATTTGCTCTTGCATCCACTGTGGAACAGATGTTGCAATTCAATCTCGATTTTTATGGTATAAATCCAGATCAATTTATGAAAATGTCCGTTTTAAAAAGTAGTATCGCAAAAGAGTTGGTACCGGTAAAAAAGGATAAATTTTTAGTTTCCACCACTGCATTTTTATGCGACGTATCAAAGGTTATCCTTTCCAATTACGCCATGGAACACAGCATACAACCTATCAAAGAAGCGTTAAGACTCAATATATTAGATGGCATCGAAAAGGAACGAATAGGTGAAGATTCAATAGAAGTGGCGATCTTAATGTTCGAAAATTGGAATTTTAGCGTGGAGATGATCAAATTATTGAAAAATTTTAAAACAGAACAAAAACCAAATGAAAAAGCACTGTTTATTGCAAGAGATATTGTCAAAATTGATGGAACTGTTGACAAGGAGTATGCTCAAACTTTGCCTGAGTATGCGACATTACAGAAGGTTATAGGTTAA
- a CDS encoding glutamate-5-semialdehyde dehydrogenase, translated as MEHFLKKAKASASELLRIDGAKKKSVLLQIADDIEKNSNKILAANEKDMALAREMNLSSALIDRLFLDEKRVRSMAESVREIAMLKDPVGRVLDGWVLDNGLRIEKVSIPIGVIGIIYESRPNVTSDAAALCFKSGNVSILKGGKEAKNSNEAIAETIQAVLEKNDLPKELVSLLPDYSREGVEKLIKMDKYVDLIIPRGGEGLIRYVSENATVPVVKHDKGLCHTYIDKDADFDKAVAIAVNAKVQRPGVCNAMETLLVDYAIKDEILLKLYEAFKPHMTTLKGCALTKEVLPDIETASEEDFHTEYLENILSIKVVDGVEEAIEHIRKYGSGHSEAIVTENYTTAEKFMNEVDAACVYVNASTRFTDGGVFGFGAEVGISTNKLHARGPMGINDLTTYKYKIYGEGQIRQ; from the coding sequence ATGGAGCATTTTTTGAAAAAGGCAAAAGCATCAGCATCTGAACTTCTACGAATCGATGGAGCAAAGAAAAAATCTGTTTTGTTGCAAATAGCTGATGACATTGAAAAAAATAGTAACAAAATATTGGCAGCGAATGAAAAAGATATGGCACTTGCCAGGGAGATGAACCTCTCTTCGGCTTTGATCGATAGACTCTTTTTAGATGAAAAGAGAGTTCGTTCAATGGCAGAGTCTGTTAGAGAAATTGCCATGTTGAAAGATCCTGTCGGTAGAGTACTGGATGGGTGGGTCCTGGACAATGGACTTCGCATCGAGAAGGTTTCTATACCAATAGGTGTCATAGGCATAATCTACGAATCCAGACCAAATGTTACCAGTGATGCAGCGGCTTTGTGCTTCAAATCCGGAAATGTCTCTATTTTAAAAGGTGGAAAAGAGGCAAAAAACTCCAATGAGGCGATAGCAGAAACTATTCAAGCGGTTCTTGAAAAAAACGATCTTCCTAAAGAACTTGTTTCACTTCTTCCCGACTATAGCAGAGAAGGCGTCGAAAAATTGATCAAGATGGATAAATATGTGGATCTTATCATTCCACGAGGAGGAGAAGGTCTCATACGATATGTGAGCGAAAATGCAACCGTACCGGTTGTTAAACATGATAAAGGTTTATGTCACACCTATATCGATAAGGATGCAGATTTTGATAAAGCGGTCGCGATTGCGGTTAATGCAAAAGTACAACGTCCAGGTGTATGTAACGCCATGGAGACACTTTTGGTAGATTATGCGATAAAAGATGAGATTCTTTTGAAACTCTATGAAGCATTTAAGCCTCATATGACAACACTTAAAGGGTGTGCATTAACGAAGGAGGTTTTGCCTGATATTGAAACGGCAAGCGAAGAGGATTTTCATACGGAATATCTTGAAAATATTCTCTCTATCAAGGTTGTGGATGGTGTAGAAGAAGCGATAGAACATATCAGAAAATATGGAAGTGGTCATAGCGAAGCGATTGTAACAGAAAACTATACCACGGCTGAAAAATTTATGAATGAAGTGGATGCTGCATGTGTATATGTAAACGCTTCCACAAGATTTACCGATGGAGGTGTGTTCGGATTTGGTGCTGAAGTGGGTATTTCTACCAATAAACTTCATGCAAGAGGTCCCATGGGAATTAATGACTTGACAACATATAAATACAAAATATATGGCGAGGGCCAGATACGGCAATGA